One Acetobacter oryzoeni genomic window, TTCACGCATGACCCATTTGGCAGATCGAAGCCACGTGGCATCTATAGTGTCAGGTACATGTGCATCGGCTTGCACAATGCTCAGGCTATCTGTTGCAACGGGCCATTGCGCTAAGGCGGGATCATCCACCAGCCCTTCTACAATACCCAAATCAACTTCACCGTTTTTAACGCGATGTGCTGCTTCTTCTGTGTTGCTGATGGCAATATCCATAACAATTTGCGGATATTGCCGGTGGAATTTTACCAAAAGCGCTGGCAGCCAATAGGCAGCAATAGTCTGGCTGGCAACAACGCGTAATGTCCCTTGCTTTAGCCCGCTAAAAGCTTCCAGCATGTTTTCGGCCGTTTCTGCCTGCGCCAGAACTGCACGTGCTTCTGGTAAAAACAGACGGCCTGCTTCTGTGAGGCAAATGCCACGCCCAACACGGTGAAACAGCTTGACCCCATGCTGTTCTTCCAGCGTGGCAATGGCGGCAGATACGGCGGATTGCGTAACATGCAGAGCCTTGCTGGCCGCAGTAACGTGCTCGCGCTCTGCAACTGCAATAAAAAAGCGAAGTTGTTCTAGTGTCATGCCTGATTTCATACTTCAATCAATCATAATTTTCGATTGGAATGAATAGAATAATGAGTTGGAGTGATGAAATGGCTTTCCCTTATTTTTGCGCAGAAAGGGAAATTGCCATGTTCACCACATCTCAGGCGCAGCCACTACTATTCAAACAGCGTATATTGGACGTTATCAGCCATAATCTCCCTGGTGTTTTATTGTGCTTGGGTATTACGGGCATTGCTTACCTTTGCCAGCAGGTTGAAGGATTTTTATTTGGGAAAATCTGGCTGGAAATGCTCAATCTGGCACTTATTGCCGGTGTTGTGGTGCGGGCTATGCATAAGCCAGATCATCTGTGGCAGCCGGGTATCAGAACATGCTCCAAAACGCTTTTGAACATCGGGATTGTGCTGCTTGGGGCTTCTTTTAGCATTGATGCCGCATTTGCTGCCGGGCCATGGCTTTTGGTTGGCGTTATGGGGCTGGTGGCATTTAGCCTGATATTTACCAGCTGCATTGGCCGCTTGGTGGGGTTACCTTTACCCCAAACTCTACTGGTAGCTTGCGGAAACTCCATCTGCGGCAATTCGGCCATTATGGCGGCAGCCCCCACCATTCATGCCAAAGATGAAGATATTGGCGCAACTATTGCCTTTACGGCAGCAGGTGGCCTGATACTGGTTGTGGGTTTGCCACTTGTAGCGCCCTTTCTGCCCCTAGATAGCCGCACCGGTGGCGCCCTTGCCGGGCTAACGGTTTATGCCGTGCCCCAGGTTGCTGCTGCGGCCTCGGCTTTTGGCGGTAATGCGGGCCATATTGGTATGCTGGTGAAGCTGATGCGTGTGTTGATGTTGGGGCCAGTGTGTATTGTCCTTTCCATACTTCATGCACGTTTCAACCGTGGAAAAGTGCAGCATACGCATCGTGCTCCGCAGATGGTGCCATGGTACATTGTTGGCTTTATTGTCATGATGATTGCGCGTTCCGTGAACGTTATTCCGCATGAACTCATTGCGCCGTTAAGCTTTACAGCCAATTTTTTAACCATTCTGGCCATGGCTGCGTTGGGCTTGTGCATAGACATACGTTCGGTTTTTCGGGCGGGCCGTCCACTGCTTCTGACGGAAGGGTTTTCTCTGCTCGGGCTGATTTGTGCCAGTATGTTACTGCTTAAAGTCATGTTCTAGAACAGCCATCAGCATCGGGAGCCCATATTGCATAATCTAGACTTCAGTTCATGGCACAGCTTCCTGTTCACCATGATTGGGCTCTCGCTCATTACCCTGATTGGTGTGGGCATCAGACTGTTGATGATGGTGCTCATCCAGCAGCGGCGAGAGCGTATGAACCGCCAGATCAATGAACGTTTGCGCACATTGATTGCAGCCTACCGCACATTGGGTGGCTCTTTTACCGGAGATCTGGCGGTAGACCCGCGGCATAAGCGAGATTTCCGTGTTATGGCGGACACGGATGCCACAACAACCACTTCCATATTGGAAGATGCCAATGCATCAGACCGGGCACGGCGTATTCGTGATGCTGTAGAGGCAGCTTTATCCGACATCATTCTTCTGGGTACGGAAGAACATGTGCGTTTAGCAGAACATGCGGCGCGTGAACTGGTAGCAGGCCAGCGGGTGCATACGCATGATCTGGTTGTATCCTTGCGTAATTTTGTAAGGCAGGCGCTGGATCTTGCCCCTATTCCATCTGATCTGAGTATTCCCACACAAGGCCCAACCCGCGTGCAGGCTTCTGGTGGCAAAGGGAAAGATGGTGGAGCAGAAAAAGCCGGTGGCGGCGGGGGTGGTAATGGTGGAGGTGGCGGTATGCAGGGCGGTGGCGATATGGCCATAACCGGCAGCCACACCGCAGATAATCAGGACTCAATCACCCCTTCAGGGCATTAAATACTGCTAAGTCGGATGACGTAATGTCTAAATTATAAAGGATGCAGAAGTTTCCCTCTGCATCCTTGTTGTAAGTTAGTTTCCGATTTTGATTAAACGGGACGCACGGCTGAGTGCAATAATC contains:
- a CDS encoding LysR family transcriptional regulator, with protein sequence MKSGMTLEQLRFFIAVAEREHVTAASKALHVTQSAVSAAIATLEEQHGVKLFHRVGRGICLTEAGRLFLPEARAVLAQAETAENMLEAFSGLKQGTLRVVASQTIAAYWLPALLVKFHRQYPQIVMDIAISNTEEAAHRVKNGEVDLGIVEGLVDDPALAQWPVATDSLSIVQADAHVPDTIDATWLRSAKWVMREPGSGTRTTLEHALRQHGIDPAELDVTLVLPSNESVRTAIEAGAGIGALSALVIAPAVQAGTLHAVPQALGTRFFYGLRHKERYRSPAAEALLDLIAQSSKVQT